In the genome of Fusobacterium necrogenes, one region contains:
- a CDS encoding NAD+ synthase translates to MEKLSIDLNVLEEILVNFLNEEAGKVGFKKVVLGLSGGIDSALVAFLAAKAFKPENVLGIMMPYKTSSKESIEHAKLVIEKIGIRSKIVEITPMVDAYITMNPDMSSLRKGNKMARERMSILFDHSAAESALVLGTSNKTELLLGYGTQFGDAASAINAIGDLYKTHVWALSRHMGVPNEIIDKKPSADLWEGQTDEQELGYSYKMADEILYKYVEERKNIDEIVKDGYSQEVVKKIIKRTKIMQYKRVMPIIAKVFSRGIGTGFKYPRDWEV, encoded by the coding sequence ATGGAGAAGCTGAGTATAGATTTAAATGTATTAGAAGAGATACTTGTAAATTTTTTAAATGAAGAAGCTGGTAAGGTAGGATTTAAGAAGGTAGTACTTGGACTTTCTGGTGGGATAGATTCAGCTCTAGTAGCTTTTTTGGCAGCTAAGGCTTTTAAGCCAGAAAATGTACTAGGAATAATGATGCCATATAAAACATCTAGTAAAGAGAGTATTGAACATGCTAAACTTGTGATAGAAAAAATAGGAATAAGAAGTAAGATAGTAGAAATAACTCCTATGGTAGATGCATACATTACTATGAATCCAGATATGAGTAGTTTAAGAAAAGGAAATAAAATGGCAAGGGAGAGAATGTCGATATTATTTGATCACTCAGCAGCAGAGTCTGCACTTGTATTGGGAACTTCTAATAAAACTGAGTTATTACTAGGTTATGGGACACAGTTTGGAGATGCAGCATCAGCTATCAATGCTATAGGAGACTTATATAAAACTCATGTGTGGGCCTTATCAAGACATATGGGTGTACCTAATGAGATTATAGATAAAAAACCAAGTGCTGATCTTTGGGAAGGCCAAACTGATGAACAAGAATTAGGGTATTCTTATAAAATGGCAGATGAGATATTATATAAATATGTAGAAGAAAGAAAAAATATTGATGAAATAGTTAAAGATGGATATTCTCAGGAAGTGGTAAAAAAGATAATCAAAAGAACTAAGATTATGCAATATAAAAGAGTTATGCCTATAATTGCAAAGGTTTTTTCAAGAGGAATAGGAACAGGATTTAAATATCCAAGAGATTGGGAAGTATAG
- a CDS encoding MerR family transcriptional regulator, translating to MGRYYDLVGEIMKIKYRISEVAKIFNISRQTLIFYHKKIF from the coding sequence ATAGGGAGATACTATGATCTAGTAGGAGAGATTATGAAGATTAAGTATAGAATTTCTGAAGTGGCAAAAATATTTAATATTTCAAGGCAAACTTTGATATTTTATCATAAAAAAATATTCTAG
- the prfA gene encoding peptide chain release factor 1 → MFAKLEEVVRRFNELNEMLGSSEILSDPKKMMECNKALADITPLVEKYKEYKTLSEDLQFIKENIRNEKDPDMREMMNEEQKELEEKLPDYEKELKILLLPKDENDDKNVIVEIRGGAGGDEAALFAGDLFRMYNRYAERRKWKVEIIEKQEIGIGGIKEAVFSINGLGAYSRLKFESGVHRVQRVPETESAGRVHTSTATVAVLPEVEDVKEVKIDPKDLKIDTYRSGGAGGQHVNMTDSAVRITHLPTGIVVQCQDERSQLKNREKAMKHLVSKLYEMECEKQRSQVESERKLQVGTGDRSEKIRTYNFPQGRITDHRIKFTVYQLDAFLDGDIDEMIDALITFNQAEMLASASEE, encoded by the coding sequence GTGTTCGCTAAGTTAGAAGAAGTTGTAAGAAGATTTAATGAGCTTAATGAGATGTTAGGCTCTTCAGAAATTTTATCTGATCCTAAAAAAATGATGGAATGTAATAAAGCATTAGCTGATATAACACCGCTTGTAGAAAAATATAAAGAGTATAAAACTCTTAGTGAGGATCTACAATTTATAAAAGAAAATATTAGAAACGAAAAAGATCCTGATATGAGAGAGATGATGAATGAAGAGCAAAAAGAACTTGAAGAGAAGTTACCTGATTATGAAAAAGAGTTAAAAATTCTTTTACTTCCAAAAGATGAAAATGATGATAAAAACGTTATCGTAGAGATCAGGGGAGGAGCAGGTGGAGATGAGGCTGCTCTATTTGCTGGAGACCTATTCAGAATGTATAATAGATATGCAGAAAGAAGAAAGTGGAAAGTGGAGATAATCGAAAAACAAGAGATCGGTATTGGAGGAATAAAAGAGGCAGTATTCAGTATCAATGGGCTTGGAGCTTATTCAAGATTAAAATTTGAATCTGGAGTACATAGAGTACAAAGAGTACCTGAAACAGAATCAGCAGGAAGAGTACATACATCAACAGCTACAGTAGCTGTATTACCAGAGGTAGAGGACGTAAAAGAGGTAAAAATTGATCCTAAAGACCTTAAGATAGATACATATAGATCTGGAGGAGCTGGAGGACAGCACGTAAATATGACTGACTCAGCTGTTAGAATTACTCACTTACCAACAGGAATAGTAGTACAATGTCAAGATGAGAGATCTCAGTTAAAAAATAGAGAGAAAGCTATGAAGCACTTAGTATCAAAGCTATATGAGATGGAGTGCGAAAAACAAAGAAGTCAAGTAGAGAGTGAAAGAAAACTTCAAGTAGGAACAGGGGATAGATCTGAAAAGATCAGAACATACAACTTCCCACAAGGAAGAATTACAGACCACAGAATTAAATTTACTGTATATCAATTAGATGCATTCTTAGATGGAGACATAGATGAGATGATAGATGCTCTTATCACATTCAACCAAGCTGAGATGTTAGCTAGTGCATCAGAAGAGTAA
- the prmC gene encoding peptide chain release factor N(5)-glutamine methyltransferase: MNLLEILNFSKEYLQKYSFSKPRLESEKLIAAVLKLDRITLYAYFDMELTTEQKDTIKKYLREMARGRIGFDELIEKKGDLELDTKNYKEENYDLLKKSIEYLEKHQVPNARLDAEYIFAHILKVSRVTLTLNLNKKIEEEDKNRIREMLVARGKERKPLQYLLGEWEFYGYPFKVDERVLIPRADTEILVEQCKYLVNELPSPKIMDIGTGSGAIAISLGKELPNAHVLGLDISERALEVAIQNRDMNEATNVKFLKSDVFSTLRDEKYKNVKFSLIVSNPPYIPTEEYVGLMPEVLKYEPKNALTDNGDGYYFYEKISKEAKEFLTEDGYLAFEVGHNQAEKVADFMRENGFDVLSIVKDYGGIDRVVIGKRREEN; encoded by the coding sequence ATGAATTTGTTAGAAATATTAAATTTTTCAAAAGAGTATTTGCAAAAATACTCTTTTTCAAAACCCCGTCTTGAAAGTGAAAAACTTATAGCAGCAGTTTTAAAATTAGATAGAATAACTCTCTATGCATATTTTGATATGGAGCTTACAACAGAACAAAAAGATACAATAAAAAAATACCTAAGGGAGATGGCAAGAGGTAGAATAGGTTTTGATGAACTTATAGAAAAAAAGGGAGATTTAGAGTTAGATACTAAAAACTATAAAGAGGAAAATTATGATCTACTCAAAAAATCCATTGAATATCTAGAGAAACATCAGGTACCTAATGCAAGACTTGATGCTGAATATATTTTTGCACATATCCTAAAGGTAAGTAGAGTAACACTTACTTTGAATCTAAATAAAAAGATAGAAGAGGAAGATAAAAATAGAATAAGAGAGATGTTAGTAGCTAGAGGAAAAGAGAGAAAACCTTTACAATATCTACTTGGAGAATGGGAATTTTATGGATATCCATTTAAAGTAGATGAGAGAGTTCTTATTCCTAGAGCTGATACAGAGATATTGGTAGAACAATGTAAATATCTTGTAAATGAGCTACCTAGTCCTAAGATAATGGATATAGGGACAGGAAGTGGAGCTATTGCTATATCACTTGGTAAAGAGTTGCCTAATGCCCATGTGTTAGGACTAGATATAAGTGAGAGAGCTTTAGAGGTAGCTATACAAAATAGAGATATGAATGAGGCTACTAATGTAAAATTTCTTAAGTCAGATGTTTTTTCTACCTTAAGAGATGAGAAATACAAAAATGTGAAATTTAGTCTGATAGTTTCAAATCCCCCATATATTCCAACAGAGGAGTATGTGGGACTCATGCCAGAGGTATTGAAGTATGAGCCTAAAAATGCTTTGACTGACAATGGAGATGGGTACTATTTCTATGAAAAAATATCCAAAGAGGCTAAGGAGTTTTTGACAGAAGATGGATATTTAGCTTTTGAAGTGGGACATAATCAGGCTGAAAAAGTAGCTGATTTTATGAGAGAAAATGGATTTGATGTACTATCAATAGTAAAAGATTATGGTGGAATAGATAGAGTAGTAATTGGAAAGAGAAGAGAGGAAAATTAA
- the queA gene encoding tRNA preQ1(34) S-adenosylmethionine ribosyltransferase-isomerase QueA, whose amino-acid sequence MSTKLHDYDYHLPEELIGQEPREPRDHARLMLVDKTNKKIEHKHFYDIIDYLQEGDILVRNSTKVIPARLFGHKETGGVLEILLIKRINLDTWECLLKPAKKLKLGQKLYVGQNSELVAELIEIKDDGNRVLKFTYEGAFEEVLDKLGNMPLPPYIVETLKEKERYQTVYAQRGESVAAPTAGLHFTKELLEKIEKKGIKIVDIFLEVGLGTFRPVQTEDVLDHKMHEEIFEIPQEAADIINKGKAEGRRIISVGTTSTRALESSVNENGKVIAQKASTDIFIYPGYEFKVIDALITNFHLPKSTLLMLVSAFSSRKFMLSVYETAVKEKYHFFSFGDAVFIY is encoded by the coding sequence ATGTCTACAAAACTACATGATTATGATTACCATCTACCAGAGGAGTTAATAGGACAGGAGCCAAGAGAGCCTAGAGACCATGCTAGACTTATGTTGGTAGATAAAACTAATAAAAAGATAGAGCATAAGCATTTTTATGATATAATAGATTATCTACAAGAGGGAGATATCTTAGTAAGAAACTCTACTAAGGTAATTCCAGCTAGACTTTTTGGACATAAAGAGACTGGTGGAGTGTTGGAGATTTTACTTATAAAAAGAATAAATCTAGATACTTGGGAGTGTCTACTTAAACCAGCTAAAAAATTAAAACTTGGGCAAAAATTATATGTGGGACAAAATAGTGAACTTGTAGCTGAACTAATAGAGATAAAAGATGATGGAAATAGAGTTTTAAAATTTACCTATGAAGGAGCTTTTGAAGAGGTATTAGATAAACTAGGAAATATGCCATTACCACCATATATAGTGGAAACTTTAAAGGAAAAAGAGAGATATCAAACTGTGTATGCTCAAAGAGGAGAGTCAGTAGCAGCACCAACAGCTGGTCTACATTTCACTAAAGAACTTTTAGAAAAGATAGAAAAAAAGGGAATAAAGATTGTAGATATATTTCTTGAGGTAGGACTAGGAACATTTAGACCAGTACAGACTGAAGATGTGCTAGACCATAAGATGCATGAGGAAATATTTGAGATACCTCAAGAGGCAGCAGATATAATTAACAAAGGAAAGGCTGAAGGAAGAAGAATAATCTCAGTAGGAACTACAAGTACAAGAGCATTGGAATCATCAGTAAATGAGAATGGAAAAGTAATTGCTCAAAAGGCAAGTACAGATATATTTATTTATCCAGGATATGAGTTTAAAGTTATAGATGCTCTTATTACAAATTTTCACCTACCAAAATCTACTTTACTTATGTTGGTATCAGCTTTTTCAAGCAGAAAGTTTATGTTGAGTGTATATGAAACTGCTGTAAAAGAAAAGTATCATTTCTTCAGTTTTGGAGATGCAGTGTTTATCTATTAA
- the rsmD gene encoding 16S rRNA (guanine(966)-N(2))-methyltransferase RsmD, with product MQCLSINGVDVMRIIAGDAKNKKIKSRKGIDTRPTLGSMKESLFSIIAPYVPDSVFLDLFSGSGSISLEALSRGAKRAVMIEKDSEALKYIIENVNNLGYEDRCRAYKNDALRAIEILGRKGEKFNIIFMDPPYKDEVCTRVMKAIEKHKILAEDGLIICEHHVFEEMADIVGEYKKADERKYGKKCITFYTR from the coding sequence ATGCAGTGTTTATCTATTAATGGAGTTGATGTGATGAGAATAATTGCAGGAGATGCAAAGAATAAGAAAATAAAGAGTAGAAAGGGAATAGATACAAGACCTACATTAGGAAGTATGAAGGAGTCATTATTTTCTATAATAGCTCCATATGTTCCAGACTCTGTATTTTTAGATCTATTTAGTGGAAGTGGAAGCATATCTCTAGAGGCTTTAAGCAGAGGAGCTAAGAGAGCTGTGATGATCGAGAAAGATTCTGAAGCTCTAAAATATATAATAGAAAATGTAAATAACTTAGGTTATGAAGATAGATGTAGAGCTTATAAAAATGATGCGTTAAGAGCTATTGAAATCTTAGGAAGAAAAGGAGAAAAATTTAATATAATCTTTATGGACCCACCATATAAAGATGAGGTATGTACAAGGGTTATGAAAGCTATTGAAAAACATAAAATCTTAGCTGAGGATGGACTAATAATATGTGAACACCATGTTTTTGAAGAGATGGCTGATATTGTGGGAGAGTATAAAAAAGCTGATGAAAGAAAATATGGAAAAAAATGTATAACTTTCTATACTAGATAG
- the xseB gene encoding exodeoxyribonuclease VII small subunit, which translates to MKFEENLAEIDEIIEKLESGDLSLADSIKEYETAMKLLKKSSDLLNKAEGKVLKVVEKDEGILLEEV; encoded by the coding sequence ATGAAATTTGAAGAAAATTTAGCAGAGATAGATGAAATAATAGAGAAATTAGAAAGCGGAGATTTATCTCTTGCTGACTCTATAAAAGAGTATGAAACAGCTATGAAGTTACTAAAAAAATCATCTGACTTATTGAATAAAGCTGAAGGAAAAGTCTTGAAAGTAGTGGAAAAGGATGAAGGGATACTACTTGAGGAGGTATAA
- a CDS encoding polyprenyl synthetase family protein, giving the protein MLFKDYLGMGKKLVEDGIDKYLGELTYPEVIAEGMKYAVLNGGKRLRPILLFMTLDILGCEREKGLATASAIEMIHSYSLVHDDLPALDNDDYRRGKLTTHKKFGEAEGILIGDALLTHAFYVLTEKNSHLSADKIVEIVKLTSSYAGINGMIGGQMVDIASEGKKIDLETLRYMHAHKTGKLIKLPVEVACVIADASIEDREVLTKYSELIGLAFQIKDDILDIEGDFETIGKPVGSDLEHNKSTYPSILGLTESKKLLVETIEKAKSMVITRFGKTKCQIFLDLADYIRDRDR; this is encoded by the coding sequence ATGTTATTTAAAGATTATCTTGGAATGGGAAAAAAATTAGTAGAAGATGGAATTGATAAGTATCTAGGAGAGTTAACTTATCCAGAGGTTATAGCAGAAGGAATGAAATATGCTGTATTAAATGGTGGAAAAAGATTAAGACCTATACTTCTATTTATGACTTTGGATATTTTAGGGTGTGAAAGAGAAAAAGGGTTAGCTACAGCTTCAGCTATTGAGATGATACACTCTTACTCTTTAGTGCACGATGACTTACCAGCTTTAGATAATGATGATTATAGAAGAGGAAAGCTTACTACTCATAAAAAGTTTGGAGAGGCAGAGGGGATACTTATAGGAGATGCTCTTTTAACACATGCTTTCTATGTACTTACTGAGAAAAACTCTCATCTTTCAGCTGACAAGATAGTTGAAATAGTAAAGCTTACATCTAGTTATGCTGGTATCAATGGAATGATTGGTGGACAGATGGTAGATATTGCTAGTGAAGGTAAAAAAATAGATTTAGAAACTTTGAGATATATGCATGCACATAAGACAGGAAAGCTTATAAAATTACCTGTGGAAGTAGCTTGTGTAATAGCTGATGCTTCTATTGAGGATAGAGAAGTACTTACAAAATATTCTGAATTAATTGGACTTGCTTTCCAAATAAAAGACGATATATTAGATATTGAGGGAGATTTTGAAACTATTGGTAAACCAGTAGGAAGTGACTTAGAGCATAACAAATCCACCTATCCATCTATTTTAGGTCTAACAGAGAGTAAAAAACTCTTAGTAGAAACGATAGAGAAAGCTAAGAGTATGGTGATAACTAGATTTGGTAAAACAAAGTGTCAAATTTTTCTAGATTTAGCTGATTACATAAGAGATAGAGATAGGTAG
- a CDS encoding TonB-dependent receptor — MKKKIIFLLLSLSGLAFAEEGFFDKFEKPQSYSIRGYYDYSSLKGFVQIPKGGAKGSTSEKRPTFDELGIDYINFYEGDFTANWDKLSAYFRLRYMVFDGEATLKEELITHNNKIPAGSRMKTEHQYINFHFGAGYNISKIDKLKFSPVAEWVGSRFEYRYAAKDQNGNSISSRRKFGWGQVNVGFDSEYSITDNYKLELRGRYGIPYDNIKEDYSLSFVNNVNIFEWEKSKLNLLFGVEYRKFIFRDTQRNMQNYMKQESMIYKVGLEYSF, encoded by the coding sequence ATGAAAAAGAAAATTATATTTTTATTACTTAGTTTATCTGGATTGGCTTTTGCAGAGGAAGGTTTTTTTGATAAATTTGAAAAACCACAAAGTTATTCTATAAGAGGGTATTATGATTATTCTTCATTAAAAGGTTTTGTGCAAATACCTAAAGGAGGAGCTAAAGGAAGTACTTCAGAGAAAAGACCAACTTTCGATGAGTTAGGGATAGATTACATAAATTTCTATGAAGGAGATTTTACTGCTAATTGGGATAAACTATCTGCTTATTTTAGATTAAGATACATGGTTTTTGATGGAGAGGCTACTCTTAAAGAGGAACTTATAACTCATAATAATAAAATACCAGCAGGTTCGAGAATGAAAACTGAGCATCAATATATAAATTTCCATTTTGGAGCTGGGTATAATATATCTAAGATAGATAAACTTAAATTTAGTCCAGTAGCAGAATGGGTAGGAAGTAGATTTGAATATAGATATGCAGCTAAGGATCAAAATGGTAATTCAATATCAAGTAGAAGAAAATTTGGATGGGGGCAAGTAAATGTGGGATTTGATTCAGAATATAGCATAACTGATAATTATAAACTTGAGTTAAGAGGAAGATATGGAATTCCATATGATAATATAAAAGAGGATTATTCTCTTTCGTTTGTAAATAATGTAAATATATTTGAATGGGAAAAAAGTAAATTAAATTTACTTTTTGGAGTAGAGTACAGAAAGTTTATTTTTAGAGATACTCAAAGAAATATGCAAAACTATATGAAACAAGAAAGTATGATTTATAAGGTAGGATTAGAATACTCTTTCTAA